One Amycolatopsis thermophila DNA segment encodes these proteins:
- a CDS encoding MFS transporter, with translation MVVLAFSCGTTVANLYYGQPLLAEIATGFGVSQGSAALVVTLTQLGYAAGLALLMPLGDLVENRALASRTLVFTALALLVAAVAPEFGLFLAASVLIGVTSVVAQILIPFAAHLAPEEQRGRFVGTVMTGLLLGILLARTLSSLVAGAFGWRTIYFVSAVLMVVVAVLVRRVLPRHRPPHDQGYRRLMGSILTLAREEPALRRRAVCQALMFGAFSAFWTSVTFELVGRHGLTQTEVGVFALVGAAGAAAAPLAGRLGDRGHGRIGSGIALGLAAVAMVVAWLGAGSLVVLALAGVVLDLAVQSHQVLSQREIYGLRADARARINTVFMTTIFVGGALASALAGSLYDGFGWIGPCLFGAALPLIGLAIWSVSTVRARRLPALTA, from the coding sequence ATGGTGGTGCTCGCGTTCTCGTGCGGCACCACCGTGGCGAACCTGTACTACGGTCAGCCGCTGCTGGCCGAGATCGCGACCGGGTTCGGCGTGAGCCAGGGCAGCGCCGCGCTGGTGGTGACGCTGACGCAGCTCGGTTACGCGGCCGGGCTCGCGCTGCTCATGCCGCTCGGGGACCTGGTGGAGAACCGGGCGCTGGCCTCGCGCACGCTGGTGTTCACCGCACTGGCGTTGCTCGTCGCGGCCGTGGCGCCGGAGTTCGGGTTGTTCCTCGCCGCGTCCGTGCTGATCGGGGTGACGTCGGTGGTGGCGCAGATCCTGATCCCGTTCGCCGCGCACCTCGCGCCGGAGGAGCAGCGGGGCCGGTTCGTCGGGACCGTCATGACCGGGCTGCTGCTGGGGATCCTGCTGGCGCGAACGCTGTCCAGCCTGGTCGCGGGTGCGTTCGGGTGGCGCACGATCTACTTCGTGTCGGCGGTGCTGATGGTCGTCGTGGCGGTGCTGGTGCGCCGGGTCCTGCCGCGCCACCGGCCTCCGCACGACCAGGGCTACCGGCGGCTGATGGGTTCGATCCTGACGCTGGCGCGCGAGGAGCCCGCGTTGCGGCGGCGGGCGGTGTGCCAGGCGCTGATGTTCGGGGCGTTCAGCGCGTTCTGGACGTCGGTGACGTTCGAGCTGGTCGGACGGCACGGGTTGACGCAGACCGAGGTGGGGGTGTTCGCCCTGGTCGGGGCGGCCGGTGCGGCGGCGGCGCCGCTCGCCGGACGGCTCGGCGACCGCGGGCACGGCCGGATCGGCAGCGGGATCGCACTGGGGCTGGCGGCGGTGGCCATGGTCGTGGCGTGGCTGGGCGCGGGTTCGCTGGTGGTGCTGGCGCTGGCCGGGGTGGTGCTGGACCTCGCGGTGCAGAGCCACCAGGTGCTGAGCCAGCGGGAGATCTACGGCCTGCGCGCCGACGCACGGGCCCGCATCAACACGGTCTTCATGACGACGATCTTCGTGGGCGGCGCGTTGGCGTCGGCCCTGGCCGGCTCGCTGTACGACGGTTTCGGGTGGATCGGCCCCTGCCTTTTCGGCGCGGCCCTGCCGCTCATCGGGCTGGCGATCTGGTCGGTGTCGACCGTACGCGCACGACGCCTACCGGCCCTCACAGCCTGA
- a CDS encoding TetR/AcrR family transcriptional regulator, translating into MTTAPEKTSGRPARRGRPGYDLESLLAVAVKLFNERGYDGTSMEDLSRKLGITKSAIYHHVPSKQELLRLAVNRALDGLFEIVAELDSVDGRAVDRLEYLVRGSVRVLVDRLPFVTLLLRVRGNTKVERDALARRREFDHIVSELVTKAVDEGDLRPDIDPPTAARLLFGMVNSLIEWYRPRGGQSGEQLADTVAAVAFDGLRIRSAEDLPVA; encoded by the coding sequence ATGACGACCGCGCCCGAGAAGACCTCCGGCCGGCCCGCCCGGCGCGGCAGGCCGGGTTACGACCTGGAGTCCCTGCTGGCGGTCGCGGTCAAGCTGTTCAACGAGCGCGGCTACGACGGCACCAGCATGGAGGACCTGTCCCGCAAGCTCGGGATCACCAAGTCCGCCATCTACCACCACGTGCCGAGCAAGCAGGAACTGCTGCGGCTGGCGGTGAACCGCGCGCTGGACGGGTTGTTCGAAATCGTGGCCGAGCTGGACTCGGTGGACGGGCGCGCGGTGGACCGGCTGGAGTACCTGGTGCGCGGCAGTGTGCGGGTGCTGGTCGACCGGCTGCCGTTCGTGACCCTGCTGCTGCGGGTGCGCGGGAACACCAAGGTGGAGCGGGACGCTCTCGCCCGGCGCCGTGAGTTCGACCACATCGTGTCCGAGCTGGTCACCAAGGCCGTCGACGAGGGCGACCTGCGGCCCGACATCGACCCGCCCACCGCGGCGCGGCTGCTGTTCGGCATGGTCAACTCGCTGATCGAGTGGTACCGGCCGCGTGGCGGGCAGAGCGGCGAGCAGCTGGCGGACACGGTGGCCGCCGTCGCGTTCGACGGGCTGCGGATCCGCTCTGCCGAGGACCTTCCCGTGGCGTGA
- the paaK gene encoding phenylacetate--CoA ligase PaaK: MTTMHSDVPSAKRLGSAPAPDDLTPAERMSVDELRATQLERLQWTLRHAYRNVPFYRRKFDEAGVHPDDCRELADLAKFPFTTKHDLRDNYPFGMFAVPQEQVRRIHASSGTTGKPTVVGYTEADIDTWATVMARSIYAAGGRPGHKVHVAYGYGLFTGGLGAHYGVEKLGCTAIPASGGMTARQVQIITDFRPEVIMVTPSYMLTLLDEFERQGIDPASSSLRVGIFGAEPWTEQMRREIEQRMDLHAVDIYGLSEVMGPGVAQECVETKDGLHIWEDHFYPEVIDPVEEKVLAEGETGELLFTSLTKQALPIIRYRTRDLTALRPGTARPSFRRMDKVTGRSDDMIILRGVNVFPTQIEEIVLATAGLAPHFQLKLTKKDRMDHLTVLVEARHDTSSDRRRGAAAEIATRIKDGVGVSVGVEVLDPDTLERSMGKLRRVIDQRPPA; encoded by the coding sequence ATGACGACCATGCACAGCGATGTGCCCTCCGCGAAGCGCCTCGGCAGCGCGCCGGCGCCCGACGACCTCACCCCCGCCGAGCGGATGAGCGTCGACGAACTGCGGGCCACTCAGCTGGAGCGTCTGCAGTGGACACTGCGGCACGCGTACCGGAACGTGCCGTTCTACCGCCGCAAGTTCGACGAGGCCGGGGTGCACCCGGACGACTGCCGCGAGCTGGCGGACCTGGCGAAGTTCCCCTTCACCACCAAGCACGACCTGCGCGACAACTACCCGTTCGGCATGTTCGCCGTGCCCCAGGAGCAGGTGCGCCGCATCCACGCCTCCAGCGGCACCACCGGCAAGCCGACGGTCGTGGGTTACACCGAGGCCGACATCGACACGTGGGCCACCGTGATGGCCCGCTCGATCTACGCCGCGGGCGGGCGGCCCGGGCACAAGGTGCACGTGGCCTACGGCTACGGCCTGTTCACCGGCGGGCTCGGCGCGCACTACGGCGTCGAAAAGCTCGGCTGCACCGCGATTCCCGCGTCCGGTGGCATGACCGCGCGGCAGGTGCAGATCATCACCGACTTCCGGCCCGAGGTCATCATGGTGACCCCGTCCTACATGCTCACGTTGCTCGACGAGTTCGAACGCCAGGGGATCGATCCGGCGTCCTCCTCGCTGCGCGTGGGCATCTTCGGCGCGGAGCCCTGGACCGAGCAGATGCGCCGCGAGATCGAGCAGCGGATGGACCTGCACGCCGTGGACATCTACGGCCTGTCCGAGGTGATGGGCCCCGGTGTCGCGCAGGAGTGCGTGGAGACCAAGGACGGCCTGCACATCTGGGAGGACCACTTCTACCCCGAGGTGATCGACCCGGTCGAGGAGAAGGTGCTGGCCGAGGGCGAGACCGGCGAGCTGCTGTTCACCTCGCTCACCAAGCAGGCGCTGCCGATCATCCGCTACCGCACCCGCGACCTCACCGCGCTGCGGCCGGGCACCGCGCGGCCGTCCTTCCGGCGCATGGACAAGGTCACCGGCCGCAGCGACGACATGATCATCCTGCGCGGGGTCAACGTGTTCCCCACGCAGATCGAGGAGATCGTGCTCGCCACCGCGGGACTGGCGCCGCACTTCCAGCTGAAGCTGACCAAAAAGGACCGGATGGACCACCTCACCGTCCTGGTGGAAGCCCGGCACGACACCTCGTCCGACCGCAGGCGAGGTGCCGCCGCGGAGATCGCCACGCGGATCAAGGACGGCGTCGGGGTCAGCGTCGGTGTGGAGGTACTCGACCCGGACACCCTGGAGCGGTCGATGGGCAAGCTGCGCCGCGTGATCGACCAGCGGCCGCCGGCCTGA
- the paaI gene encoding hydroxyphenylacetyl-CoA thioesterase PaaI, protein MFADDVASKSLGIELVEAADGRAVARMTVTEQMVNGHAIAHGGYLFLLADTTFACACNSHGPVTVAAGAEISFVASARLGDRLVATAEERTRYGRNGIYDVTVHRETDAGREVIAEFRGRSRTIGQVEN, encoded by the coding sequence ATGTTCGCCGACGACGTCGCGTCGAAATCGCTCGGCATCGAACTCGTCGAGGCGGCGGACGGCCGCGCGGTCGCCCGGATGACCGTCACCGAGCAGATGGTGAACGGTCACGCGATCGCCCACGGCGGCTACCTCTTCCTGCTGGCCGACACCACGTTCGCCTGCGCGTGCAACAGCCACGGCCCGGTGACGGTCGCGGCGGGCGCGGAGATCTCGTTCGTCGCCAGCGCCCGTCTCGGCGACCGCCTGGTCGCCACGGCCGAGGAACGCACCCGCTACGGCCGCAACGGCATCTACGACGTCACGGTGCACCGCGAGACCGACGCCGGGCGCGAGGTGATCGCCGAATTCCGCGGCCGCAGCCGCACCATCGGGCAAGTCGAGAACTGA
- a CDS encoding enoyl-CoA hydratase/isomerase family protein, protein MADESTNGDVSVSHEGAVATVTLLRPALTSELKTDLRDALERIAADDAVRAVVLTGTGRAFCVGQDLGEHAEALRADPATAFATIDEHYNPIVTALATMPKPVVAAINGTCVGAGLGFALACDLRVTADTAKFGTAFTGIGLTCDSGLSATLARAVGAARASELILLGEAFTATQAAEWGIAGRVVPAGDVASTAAALAARLAAGPTRAYAEAKRALAASWGAPLPEVLRLEGEAQARLGLTADHRGAVEAFLGKSEPVFHGS, encoded by the coding sequence ATGGCTGACGAAAGCACCAACGGGGATGTTTCCGTTTCGCACGAAGGCGCCGTGGCCACCGTGACCCTGCTCCGGCCCGCCCTGACCAGTGAGCTGAAGACCGATCTGCGCGACGCGCTGGAGCGGATCGCCGCCGACGACGCGGTCCGCGCCGTCGTGCTCACCGGCACCGGCCGGGCGTTCTGCGTGGGCCAGGACCTGGGCGAGCACGCTGAGGCCTTGCGCGCCGACCCGGCGACCGCGTTCGCCACGATCGACGAGCACTACAACCCGATCGTCACGGCGCTGGCGACCATGCCGAAGCCGGTGGTGGCGGCGATCAACGGCACGTGCGTCGGCGCCGGGCTCGGGTTCGCGCTCGCGTGCGACCTGCGCGTCACCGCGGACACCGCGAAGTTCGGCACCGCGTTCACCGGCATCGGCCTGACCTGCGACTCCGGGCTGTCCGCGACGCTCGCGCGGGCCGTCGGTGCGGCGCGGGCGAGCGAGCTGATCCTGCTCGGCGAGGCGTTCACCGCGACGCAGGCGGCCGAGTGGGGTATCGCCGGGCGCGTGGTCCCCGCCGGTGACGTCGCGTCGACGGCCGCAGCGCTGGCCGCCCGCCTCGCCGCCGGGCCGACCCGTGCCTACGCGGAAGCCAAGCGCGCGCTCGCCGCGTCCTGGGGTGCGCCGCTGCCCGAGGTCCTGCGCCTGGAAGGCGAGGCCCAGGCCCGCCTCGGACTCACCGCGGACCACCGGGGCGCCGTGGAAGCCTTCCTGGGCAAGTCGGAACCGGTCTTCCACGGGTCTTGA
- the paaZ gene encoding phenylacetic acid degradation bifunctional protein PaaZ → MLRSYVSGGWQTGEGEGVPLHDAVTGAEVARISSAGIDMAAALDHGRRVGGPALRELTFHQRAALLKAVASHLREHRDELYELSAKTGATLGDSKFDVDGGIGVLFAYSSKGKRELPNDTVYVDGNVEPLSKSGTFLGQHIATPLRGVAVQINAFNFPVWGPLEKFAPAFLAGVPSLVKPASQTAYLTERVVELIIESGLVPEGALQLISGSAGDLLDHLTEQDLVSFTGSASTAQKLRTHPVVVRHAVRFNAEADSLNCSILGPDATPGTAEFDLYVKQLVTEMTVKAGQKCTAIRRAFVPADLLDAVAEAAAERLAKVKIGNPASEGVRMGALASLEQREEVRRSLKALQDASSVVFGDPERVEVVDADAERGAFISPVLLKGDPERAEPHEVEAFGPVSTLMPYDSVEQVIGYAARGQGSLAGSVVTADARFAREVVLGVAPWHGRLLVLDSDDAKESTGHGSPMPQLVHGGPGRAGGGEEMGGIRGVLHHMQRTAVQGSPKVLTAVTGRWVEGAPRATGDVHPFRKSLAELKIGDSVVAGPRPVTQEDVDHFAEFTGDTFYAHTDPEAAAANPLFGGIVAHGYLVVSFAAGLFVSPEPGPVLANYGLENLRFLTPVKPGDELTVTLTAKQITPRENADYGEVRWDADVTNQNSESVAKYDVLTLVAKEK, encoded by the coding sequence ATGCTGCGCAGCTACGTCAGCGGCGGCTGGCAGACCGGCGAGGGTGAAGGCGTGCCCCTGCACGACGCCGTGACCGGTGCCGAGGTCGCGCGGATCTCCTCCGCGGGTATCGACATGGCCGCCGCGCTCGACCACGGCCGCCGGGTCGGCGGCCCGGCCCTGCGCGAGCTGACCTTCCACCAGCGGGCCGCGCTGCTCAAGGCCGTGGCCTCGCACCTGCGCGAGCACCGCGACGAGCTGTACGAGCTGTCCGCGAAGACGGGCGCCACGCTGGGCGATTCGAAGTTCGACGTCGACGGCGGCATCGGCGTGCTGTTCGCCTACTCCTCCAAGGGCAAGCGTGAGCTGCCCAACGACACGGTCTACGTCGACGGCAACGTCGAGCCGCTCAGCAAGAGCGGCACGTTCCTCGGCCAGCACATCGCCACTCCGCTGCGGGGTGTCGCGGTGCAGATCAACGCGTTCAACTTCCCGGTGTGGGGCCCGCTGGAGAAGTTCGCCCCGGCGTTCCTCGCGGGTGTGCCCAGCCTGGTCAAGCCGGCGAGCCAGACCGCGTACCTGACCGAGCGGGTCGTCGAGCTGATCATCGAATCCGGTCTGGTCCCGGAGGGCGCGCTGCAGCTGATCTCCGGCAGCGCCGGCGACCTGCTGGACCACCTCACCGAGCAGGACCTGGTGTCGTTCACCGGGTCGGCGTCCACCGCGCAGAAGCTGCGCACGCACCCGGTGGTCGTCCGCCACGCAGTGCGCTTCAACGCCGAGGCGGACTCGCTGAACTGCTCGATCCTCGGCCCGGACGCCACGCCCGGCACGGCCGAGTTCGACCTCTACGTCAAGCAGCTGGTCACCGAGATGACCGTCAAGGCGGGTCAGAAGTGCACCGCGATCCGCCGCGCGTTCGTGCCGGCCGACCTGCTCGACGCCGTCGCCGAGGCCGCCGCCGAGCGCCTGGCCAAGGTCAAGATCGGCAACCCGGCGTCCGAAGGCGTCCGCATGGGCGCCCTGGCCAGCCTCGAGCAGCGCGAGGAGGTCCGCCGCTCACTCAAGGCCCTGCAGGACGCCTCCAGCGTCGTCTTCGGCGACCCGGAGCGGGTCGAGGTGGTCGACGCCGACGCCGAGCGCGGCGCGTTCATCTCGCCGGTGCTGCTCAAGGGTGACCCCGAGCGCGCCGAGCCGCACGAGGTCGAGGCCTTCGGCCCGGTCTCCACGCTGATGCCCTACGACTCGGTCGAGCAGGTCATCGGTTACGCGGCGCGTGGCCAGGGCAGCCTGGCCGGGTCGGTCGTCACCGCCGACGCGCGGTTCGCCCGCGAGGTCGTCCTCGGCGTCGCGCCGTGGCACGGCCGTCTGCTGGTGCTCGACTCCGACGACGCGAAGGAGTCGACCGGCCACGGCTCGCCGATGCCGCAGCTCGTGCACGGCGGCCCGGGCCGCGCCGGTGGCGGCGAGGAGATGGGCGGCATCCGCGGCGTGCTGCACCACATGCAGCGCACCGCCGTGCAGGGCAGCCCGAAGGTGCTGACCGCGGTCACCGGCCGCTGGGTCGAGGGCGCCCCGCGCGCGACCGGGGACGTGCACCCGTTCCGCAAGTCCCTGGCGGAGCTGAAGATCGGCGACTCGGTGGTCGCCGGCCCGCGCCCGGTGACGCAGGAGGACGTGGACCACTTCGCCGAGTTCACCGGCGACACCTTCTACGCCCACACCGACCCCGAGGCCGCCGCGGCCAACCCGCTGTTCGGCGGCATCGTCGCGCACGGCTACCTGGTCGTGTCGTTCGCCGCCGGCCTGTTCGTCTCGCCCGAGCCGGGCCCGGTGCTGGCCAACTACGGCCTGGAGAACCTGCGCTTCCTCACCCCGGTCAAGCCCGGTGACGAGCTGACCGTGACCCTGACCGCCAAGCAGATCACCCCGCGCGAGAACGCCGACTACGGCGAGGTGCGCTGGGACGCCGACGTGACCAACCAGAACTCCGAGTCCGTCGCGAAGTACGACGTGCTCACGCTCGTGGCCAAGGAGAAGTGA
- the paaA gene encoding 1,2-phenylacetyl-CoA epoxidase subunit PaaA, with product MTATLSEEDLERHFEHTIDKDQRIEPRDWVPEGYRKTMIRQIAQHAHSEIIGMQPEGNWITRAPSLRRKAILLAKVQDEAGHGLYLYSAAETLGADRTDLTEKLISGRQKYSSIFNYPTLTFADVGAIGWLVDGAAICNQVPLCRSSYGPYARAMIRICKEESFHQRQGYELLMTMMKGTQAQRDMVQDAVNRFWWPSLMMFGPPDAESANTAQSMAWKIKRHTNDELRQRFVDMTVPQAEALGVTLPDPELKWNPERGHYDFGPVDWDEMKQVVAGNGPCNAERMARRRQAHEDGAWVREAAAAHARKMAEAKA from the coding sequence ATGACCGCGACCCTGTCCGAAGAGGACCTCGAACGGCACTTCGAGCACACCATCGACAAGGACCAGCGGATCGAGCCGCGGGACTGGGTTCCCGAGGGCTACCGCAAGACGATGATCCGGCAGATCGCGCAGCACGCACACTCCGAGATCATCGGCATGCAGCCGGAGGGCAACTGGATCACCCGCGCGCCGTCGTTGCGGCGCAAGGCGATCCTGCTGGCCAAGGTGCAGGACGAGGCCGGGCACGGGCTGTACCTGTACTCGGCGGCCGAGACGCTGGGCGCGGACCGCACCGACCTGACCGAGAAGCTGATCAGCGGGCGGCAGAAGTACTCGTCGATCTTCAACTACCCGACGCTGACGTTCGCCGACGTCGGCGCGATCGGCTGGCTCGTCGACGGCGCGGCGATCTGCAACCAGGTCCCGTTGTGCCGCAGCAGTTACGGCCCCTACGCGCGGGCGATGATCCGGATCTGCAAGGAGGAGTCCTTCCACCAGCGGCAGGGCTACGAGCTGCTGATGACGATGATGAAGGGCACCCAGGCGCAGCGCGACATGGTGCAGGACGCGGTGAACCGGTTCTGGTGGCCGTCGCTGATGATGTTCGGCCCGCCCGACGCCGAATCGGCCAACACCGCGCAGTCGATGGCGTGGAAGATCAAGCGGCACACCAACGACGAGCTGCGCCAGCGGTTCGTCGACATGACGGTGCCGCAGGCCGAGGCGCTCGGCGTGACACTGCCCGACCCGGAGCTGAAGTGGAATCCCGAACGCGGGCACTACGACTTCGGCCCGGTGGACTGGGACGAGATGAAGCAGGTCGTCGCGGGCAACGGCCCGTGCAACGCCGAGCGCATGGCCCGGCGGCGGCAGGCGCACGAGGACGGCGCGTGGGTCCGCGAGGCCGCGGCCGCGCACGCGCGCAAGATGGCGGAGGCGAAGGCGTGA
- the paaB gene encoding 1,2-phenylacetyl-CoA epoxidase subunit PaaB, whose translation MSKSEWPLYEVFVRGKRGLNHVHVGSLRAADDQMALHNARDLYTRRNEGVSIWVVKASDITASSPDEKDPFFAPSGDKVYRHPTFYDIPDNVPHM comes from the coding sequence GTGAGCAAGAGCGAGTGGCCGTTGTACGAGGTGTTCGTGCGCGGCAAGCGGGGACTCAACCACGTGCACGTCGGGTCGCTGCGCGCGGCCGACGACCAGATGGCCCTGCACAACGCGCGTGACCTGTACACGCGGCGCAACGAGGGTGTGAGCATCTGGGTGGTCAAGGCGTCGGACATCACCGCGTCCTCGCCGGACGAGAAGGACCCGTTCTTCGCGCCGTCGGGCGACAAGGTGTACCGGCACCCGACGTTCTACGACATCCCCGACAACGTCCCCCACATGTGA
- the paaC gene encoding 1,2-phenylacetyl-CoA epoxidase subunit PaaC codes for MSFDNAYESLIDAHDDSRWAFGTGFEDPLAGVDTSVPSGVDGADLAQYCLMLGDDALVFSHRLQQWCTRAPELEDEVAIANIGLDLLGQARLLLARAGKSDGSDRGEDAFAFFRDEHEFRNVRLAELERGDFGQLIAALLVFSTWRLALFQRLRSSVDPVLAAIADKGVKELTYHRDYAAQWAVRLGDGTAFSHERMQAGLERVWPFVAELFVPHEIESRLAAAGVAVDPAAVREEFDGVLAQVLGAGTLTRPEVSGKAGVNGQTGRGGRHTEAMGYLLAELQSVARAHPEATW; via the coding sequence ATGTCCTTCGACAACGCTTATGAGTCACTGATCGACGCGCACGACGATTCGCGGTGGGCGTTCGGCACCGGGTTCGAGGACCCGCTGGCCGGGGTGGACACCTCGGTTCCGTCCGGTGTGGACGGTGCGGACCTCGCGCAGTACTGCCTGATGCTGGGCGACGACGCGCTGGTGTTCTCGCACCGCCTGCAGCAGTGGTGCACCCGGGCGCCCGAGCTCGAGGACGAGGTCGCGATCGCCAACATCGGCCTGGACCTGCTGGGCCAGGCCCGGCTGCTGCTCGCCCGCGCGGGCAAGTCCGACGGCAGCGATCGCGGTGAGGACGCGTTCGCGTTCTTCCGCGACGAGCACGAGTTCCGCAACGTCCGGCTCGCCGAGCTGGAGCGCGGCGACTTCGGGCAGCTCATCGCGGCCCTGCTGGTGTTCTCCACCTGGCGGCTGGCGCTGTTCCAGCGGCTGCGGTCCTCGGTGGACCCGGTGCTGGCCGCGATCGCCGACAAGGGCGTCAAGGAGCTGACCTACCACCGCGACTACGCCGCCCAGTGGGCGGTGCGGCTGGGCGATGGCACCGCGTTCTCGCACGAGCGCATGCAGGCGGGGCTGGAGCGGGTCTGGCCGTTCGTGGCCGAGCTGTTCGTGCCGCACGAGATCGAGTCGCGGCTGGCCGCGGCGGGCGTCGCGGTGGACCCGGCCGCGGTCCGCGAGGAGTTCGACGGCGTGCTGGCGCAGGTGCTCGGCGCGGGGACGCTGACGCGGCCCGAGGTGAGCGGCAAGGCCGGGGTCAACGGCCAGACCGGGCGCGGCGGCCGGCACACCGAGGCGATGGGCTACCTGCTGGCCGAGCTGCAGAGCGTGGCCCGCGCCCACCCGGAGGCGACATGGTGA
- the paaD gene encoding 1,2-phenylacetyl-CoA epoxidase subunit PaaD gives MVSARAVAETVRDPELPMLTLADLGVLREVSESDGAVTVSITPTYTGCPAMDTMRDDLVHALQGAGYSRVEVRTVLQPAWSTDWISERGRRALAEAGIAPPGSAPRQASGPIPLTLGPTVRRVSCPRCGSADTELVSRFGATACKSLMRCRSCDEPFEHVKEI, from the coding sequence ATGGTGAGCGCCCGCGCCGTCGCGGAGACCGTCCGCGACCCCGAGCTGCCCATGCTGACGCTGGCCGACCTCGGCGTACTGCGCGAAGTGTCCGAATCGGACGGTGCGGTGACGGTGTCGATCACTCCCACCTACACCGGGTGCCCGGCGATGGACACCATGCGCGACGACCTGGTCCACGCACTGCAGGGCGCCGGGTACTCGCGCGTCGAGGTCCGCACGGTGCTGCAGCCGGCCTGGAGCACCGACTGGATCAGCGAGCGCGGCCGCCGCGCGCTGGCCGAGGCGGGCATCGCGCCACCGGGCAGCGCGCCGCGACAGGCGTCCGGGCCGATCCCGCTGACACTGGGCCCGACGGTGCGGCGCGTGTCCTGCCCCCGCTGCGGGTCGGCGGACACGGAGCTGGTGTCGCGGTTCGGGGCCACCGCGTGCAAATCATTGATGCGGTGCCGGTCCTGCGACGAACCCTTCGAGCACGTCAAGGAGATCTGA
- the paaE gene encoding 1,2-phenylacetyl-CoA epoxidase subunit PaaE → MTASTKSRLRGDFHTLTVAEVTPLCDDAVAVTFAVPPELSDTYAFRAGQSLTLRRTIDGREERRSYSICSPEGSAPRIGVREVPDGLFSTWLVHDVRPGDEIEVGTPTGNFTPDLSTPEHHVLIAAGSGITPVLSIASTVLRDPAATVTVLYGNRRTDTVMFADELADLKDRYPDRLELVHVLSREPREAELFTGRLDGDKLTALLALFPDVSAVGHWWLCGPFGMVTVAQERLRAAGVPSGRIHQELFYVDDVPPEPVRHEEKALGGVVTQATIVLDGRSTTVAVPRDVPVLDSAQKARPDLPFACKGGVCGTCRAKVTSGKVDMRRNFALEDNEVDAGFVLTCQSMPVSDELTIDFDV, encoded by the coding sequence GTGACCGCGAGCACCAAGTCCAGGCTGCGGGGCGACTTCCACACGCTGACCGTGGCCGAGGTGACGCCCCTGTGCGACGACGCCGTCGCGGTCACCTTCGCCGTGCCGCCGGAACTGTCCGACACCTACGCGTTCCGCGCCGGGCAGTCGTTGACGTTGCGGCGCACGATCGACGGGCGCGAGGAGCGCCGGTCGTACTCGATCTGCTCGCCGGAGGGCAGCGCGCCGCGCATCGGCGTGCGCGAGGTGCCCGACGGGTTGTTCTCGACGTGGCTCGTGCACGACGTGCGGCCCGGCGACGAGATCGAGGTGGGCACCCCGACCGGGAACTTCACGCCCGACCTGTCCACACCGGAACACCACGTCCTGATCGCGGCGGGCTCGGGCATCACGCCGGTGCTGTCGATCGCGTCGACGGTGCTGCGCGACCCGGCCGCGACGGTCACGGTGCTGTACGGCAACCGGCGCACGGACACCGTGATGTTCGCCGACGAGCTGGCCGACCTGAAGGACCGTTACCCGGACCGGCTCGAGCTGGTGCACGTGCTCTCCCGCGAGCCGCGCGAGGCGGAGCTGTTCACCGGCCGCCTGGACGGCGACAAGCTGACCGCGCTGCTGGCGTTGTTCCCCGACGTGTCGGCAGTCGGCCACTGGTGGCTGTGCGGTCCGTTCGGGATGGTCACGGTCGCGCAGGAGCGGTTGCGCGCGGCGGGCGTGCCGTCCGGGCGGATCCACCAGGAGCTGTTCTACGTGGACGACGTGCCGCCGGAGCCGGTGCGGCACGAGGAGAAGGCGCTCGGCGGGGTCGTCACCCAGGCGACGATCGTCCTCGACGGACGGTCCACGACGGTCGCCGTGCCGCGGGACGTGCCCGTGCTCGACAGCGCGCAGAAGGCCCGGCCGGACCTGCCGTTCGCCTGCAAGGGCGGCGTGTGCGGCACCTGCCGCGCGAAGGTCACCAGCGGCAAGGTGGACATGCGCCGCAACTTCGCGCTGGAGGACAACGAGGTCGACGCCGGTTTCGTGCTGACCTGTCAGTCGATGCCGGTCTCGGACGAGCTCACGATCGACTTCGACGTGTGA